The proteins below come from a single Leptotrichia sp. oral taxon 223 genomic window:
- a CDS encoding biotin--[acetyl-CoA-carboxylase] ligase, producing MKKNIKLYKFNEIDSTNEYLRKNHKHYEEFDVICARTQTHGKARRQNDWVSMDGMALFSFFLNERNSWKIEDYLKLPLIAGLAVIKGLRKIENLEYKFKWTNDVYVENMKLCGILMEKTENAYIVGIGINVNNILPENLQNKATSLTQLTNKKYEIDEVIKNIVLEFQTLCENLENGFWKDILKEINQINYLKGKKIELKLGNETVSGTAQNIDENGELEILIEKADNGKPEVRSFSVGEVFEKIVYSS from the coding sequence ATGAAAAAAAATATAAAATTATATAAATTTAATGAAATTGATTCAACAAATGAATATTTACGAAAGAATCATAAACATTACGAGGAATTTGATGTTATTTGTGCCAGAACTCAGACACATGGGAAGGCACGCAGGCAGAATGACTGGGTTTCCATGGATGGAATGGCTCTTTTCAGCTTCTTTTTGAATGAGAGAAATAGCTGGAAAATTGAGGATTATCTGAAATTGCCGTTGATTGCTGGGCTTGCAGTTATAAAGGGGCTTAGAAAAATTGAAAATTTAGAATATAAATTCAAATGGACTAACGATGTTTATGTGGAAAATATGAAATTATGCGGTATTTTAATGGAAAAAACAGAAAATGCCTATATCGTGGGAATTGGTATAAATGTGAATAACATATTGCCAGAAAACTTACAAAATAAGGCAACATCATTGACACAATTAACAAATAAAAAATATGAAATTGATGAAGTTATAAAAAATATTGTTTTAGAATTTCAAACATTGTGTGAAAATTTGGAAAATGGATTCTGGAAGGATATTTTAAAGGAAATTAATCAGATAAATTATTTGAAAGGTAAAAAAATTGAATTAAAACTTGGAAATGAAACTGTTTCAGGAACTGCTCAGAATATTGATGAAAATGGGGAACTTGAGATTTTGATTGAAAAAGCAGATAATGGAAAGCCTGAGGTTAGGAGTTTTTCGGTTGGGGAGGTTTTTGAAAAGATAGTTTATTCTTCATAA
- a CDS encoding phosphate/phosphite/phosphonate ABC transporter substrate-binding protein: MRKNILRSLLLLAILLFAVSCGKKNDTIKIVFLPNETNDSLKKSREEFARVVQEATGKKVEIVTTTDYNITVENIISGQSQIAYIGAEAYLNARQRTKDIEAVLTNAGESGTLEDARYYSFIAVRAEDANQYRSGDGFDLKKLKGKSIGFVTNSSTSGFKIPANYIVKEFGLKSTDEVLGNKVFSKVMFGNSHPGAQVLLFKGDVDVATFAIPKSFTIYELTAGKDFNSGATYKVRKGAVAPFGDYAGKSFTVIKSIPVYNGPIVFNTKTLAKEDQEKIKKALLAKSTTDNPHIFSDKKSKIRGLFLKENPNVGFVETNTAWYEGMKDIK; encoded by the coding sequence ATGAGAAAAAATATTTTAAGAAGTTTATTGTTATTGGCAATTTTGCTATTTGCAGTTAGCTGCGGCAAGAAGAATGATACAATTAAAATTGTATTTTTACCTAATGAAACCAATGATTCGTTGAAAAAATCAAGGGAAGAATTTGCACGGGTTGTACAGGAGGCGACTGGGAAAAAGGTTGAAATTGTTACAACTACAGATTATAATATTACAGTTGAGAATATTATTTCTGGACAGTCACAGATTGCGTATATCGGAGCTGAGGCGTATTTGAATGCCAGACAGAGAACGAAAGATATTGAGGCGGTGCTTACAAATGCTGGGGAAAGCGGAACGTTGGAAGATGCACGTTATTACAGTTTTATTGCAGTTAGAGCAGAAGATGCCAATCAGTACCGTTCTGGAGATGGATTTGACTTGAAAAAGTTAAAAGGCAAGTCTATAGGATTTGTTACAAACAGCTCTACATCAGGATTTAAAATACCTGCTAATTACATTGTAAAAGAGTTTGGATTGAAAAGTACAGATGAAGTGCTTGGAAATAAAGTATTTTCAAAAGTTATGTTTGGAAATTCACATCCTGGAGCACAAGTTTTATTATTTAAAGGGGATGTTGACGTTGCAACATTTGCCATTCCGAAATCATTTACAATTTATGAGCTGACTGCTGGAAAGGACTTTAATTCAGGGGCTACATATAAAGTGAGAAAAGGGGCAGTAGCACCATTTGGGGATTATGCAGGAAAAAGTTTTACAGTTATAAAATCAATACCTGTTTACAATGGACCAATCGTGTTTAATACAAAAACTTTAGCAAAAGAGGATCAGGAAAAAATCAAAAAGGCACTTTTAGCTAAATCAACAACTGACAATCCACATATTTTCAGTGACAAGAAAAGTAAAATAAGAGGACTTTTCTTAAAAGAAAACCCAAATGTTGGATTTGTGGAAACAAATACAGCCTGGTATGAAGGAATGAAAGATATAAAATAA
- a CDS encoding RNA-binding S4 domain-containing protein, with amino-acid sequence MRLDKFLKVTRIIKRRTVAKELADNGNIVVNGDVKKSSYDVKKGDIFEIKYFNKNIKVKVLDLPPENLKKEFIDEYIQIID; translated from the coding sequence ATGCGTTTAGATAAATTTTTAAAAGTAACAAGAATTATAAAAAGAAGAACAGTGGCAAAGGAGCTGGCTGACAATGGAAATATCGTCGTAAACGGAGATGTAAAGAAATCTTCCTATGATGTAAAAAAAGGCGATATTTTTGAAATAAAGTATTTTAACAAGAATATAAAGGTAAAAGTGCTGGATTTACCGCCTGAAAACCTGAAAAAGGAATTTATTGACGAATATATCCAAATAATTGACTAA
- the spoVG gene encoding septation regulator SpoVG — protein sequence MKVTDIRIRIGKQTENNERLRAYADITFDESFVIHGLKIIDGQNGLFVAMPSRRMPNGEFKDIVHPIKPELRAEITQVILEKFEQESAAQAEAE from the coding sequence ATGAAAGTTACTGATATTCGTATTAGAATTGGAAAACAGACGGAAAACAACGAAAGGCTACGGGCGTATGCCGATATTACATTTGACGAAAGTTTTGTTATTCACGGGTTAAAGATAATTGATGGACAAAACGGGCTTTTTGTGGCAATGCCTTCAAGAAGAATGCCAAATGGAGAATTTAAGGATATTGTTCATCCCATAAAACCTGAATTAAGAGCTGAAATAACACAAGTTATTTTAGAAAAATTTGAACAAGAAAGTGCAGCTCAGGCTGAAGCAGAGTAA
- a CDS encoding TIGR02206 family membrane protein: MTFSYFSPIHIETFAVSVLFCIFLFYVPKFVKNMDINKYSTFLGYFLLIFKLIDSIYRLMYQNEPITNVTPVHLCNFAAIFAGLYLILKTKFLYNAVYYLTFGPILALILPGIIYYHDNYYVYLFMIMHALIVFTVFFGYEYLDSKPTRKGFFQSVVTLLLIFLYAFIYNSIFKEINAMFLKSHIIPQVKFIRPIWLYDIVLILTMIFLQFLLYLPVMKRNKKDKAT; encoded by the coding sequence TTGACTTTTAGCTATTTTAGCCCTATTCATATAGAAACTTTTGCTGTATCCGTTTTATTTTGCATATTTTTATTTTATGTTCCTAAATTTGTTAAAAATATGGATATAAATAAATATTCAACTTTTTTAGGATATTTTTTGCTAATATTTAAATTAATTGATTCGATTTACAGGTTAATGTATCAAAATGAACCCATAACTAACGTTACACCTGTACATCTTTGCAATTTTGCAGCAATTTTTGCAGGGCTGTATCTGATTTTAAAAACGAAATTTTTGTATAATGCTGTGTATTATTTGACTTTTGGCCCGATATTGGCGTTAATTTTGCCGGGAATAATATATTATCATGACAATTACTATGTCTATCTTTTCATGATAATGCATGCGCTTATTGTTTTTACAGTCTTTTTTGGATATGAATATTTGGATAGTAAGCCAACACGAAAAGGATTTTTTCAGTCAGTAGTTACACTGCTTCTGATATTCCTTTACGCATTCATTTATAACTCAATATTTAAGGAAATAAATGCAATGTTTTTAAAAAGTCATATTATTCCGCAAGTAAAATTTATACGTCCAATTTGGCTGTATGATATTGTTTTGATTCTAACAATGATATTTTTACAGTTTTTGCTATATTTGCCAGTTATGAAAAGGAATAAAAAAGATAAAGCCACTTAG
- a CDS encoding alpha/beta hydrolase-fold protein, with protein MKRVLLFLTIFGMLLSTVGFSAETTTLKMEKIKYPKGIRNVTSVTEVFGTGQQITHIIVEFNEKVINSQLTKNTFTVAGRNVENVYSNTRPERTNIVKDGKYVIIELNPKDTGASLRIEGGQGSGFQMKKATSSITQKEDILFANGKKMEKNIAILENNKTKNLVVENFKQFEYKDSKTGTTVKYNLYIPKNYDRNKKYPLVLFMHDMGVLSEDTKATLLQGNGAVSFATPEEQAKHEAFVLAPQYSRQVVDDNGDITSDLEATVNLIKDHLLSKYSIDEKKLYATGQSMGGMMAIVMNFKYPDLFAASYLVACQWNEKEVAPMAKNNLWIMVSTGDAKAYPGMNAITSELIKRGAVVARDSWRADYTNEQFLEGARKVISQKSNIKYTTLEKGTNPYLSKDANPGSEHTGTWKVAYSIPGVKDWIFSQTKR; from the coding sequence ATGAAAAGAGTATTATTATTTTTGACAATATTTGGAATGTTGTTATCAACAGTTGGATTTTCAGCGGAAACTACTACGTTGAAAATGGAAAAAATAAAATATCCTAAAGGTATCAGAAACGTAACATCTGTAACGGAAGTGTTTGGAACTGGACAGCAGATTACACATATCATTGTGGAATTTAATGAAAAAGTTATAAATTCCCAGCTGACTAAAAATACTTTTACAGTGGCTGGAAGAAATGTGGAAAATGTTTATTCAAACACACGTCCAGAAAGAACCAACATTGTAAAAGACGGGAAATATGTAATTATTGAATTAAATCCTAAAGATACAGGAGCCTCTCTTCGTATTGAAGGAGGACAAGGGTCTGGATTCCAAATGAAAAAAGCCACATCGAGCATTACACAAAAGGAAGATATTCTATTTGCAAATGGTAAAAAAATGGAAAAAAATATTGCAATACTTGAAAATAACAAAACAAAAAATTTAGTTGTAGAAAATTTTAAGCAATTTGAATATAAAGATTCAAAAACAGGGACAACAGTAAAATATAATTTGTATATTCCAAAAAATTATGACAGAAATAAAAAATACCCGCTTGTACTGTTTATGCATGATATGGGTGTCTTGAGCGAAGATACGAAGGCCACTTTGCTTCAAGGAAATGGCGCCGTTTCATTTGCAACTCCTGAAGAGCAGGCAAAACATGAAGCGTTTGTACTGGCTCCCCAATACTCAAGACAAGTAGTGGACGATAACGGGGATATTACAAGCGATTTGGAAGCGACAGTCAATCTTATAAAAGACCATCTGCTTTCAAAATACAGCATTGACGAAAAGAAATTGTATGCAACAGGGCAGTCTATGGGCGGAATGATGGCAATTGTCATGAACTTTAAGTATCCAGATTTATTTGCCGCTTCATATCTGGTAGCTTGCCAGTGGAATGAAAAGGAAGTTGCTCCTATGGCAAAAAATAATCTTTGGATTATGGTTTCAACTGGAGATGCAAAGGCTTATCCAGGAATGAACGCCATTACAAGCGAACTTATTAAAAGAGGAGCGGTTGTAGCAAGGGATAGCTGGAGAGCAGATTATACAAATGAACAATTTCTGGAAGGCGCAAGAAAAGTTATATCCCAAAAATCAAATATTAAATATACAACGCTTGAAAAAGGAACAAATCCATATTTATCAAAAGATGCCAACCCTGGCTCAGAGCACACAGGAACTTGGAAAGTGGCCTACAGCATTCCAGGAGTAAAAGACTGGATATTTTCGCAGACAAAACGATGA
- the mfd gene encoding transcription-repair coupling factor: MNFNLSFLNKIEKLKDKKIDILQSENNFYRGAIPWFLLCSEKKKIIYISTSNRNLENYHAMLENYYEMSEKQKDILMEKSKTGKKNSKESKNKLEDKKITDIFENISQNKEDITGINIRLLDILKNQEKFILFVNLQITLDIFFEKVKFFSFEIGKEYIFSKIVEFLVENGYENSYLIEKKGQYSRRGDILDIFPPDLENPVRLEFFGDELESIRIFDIDSQISVEKMEEIKIFGNLLSGNNYELIELIDELRAEDVTIVIENEELLDYKMEEFILLDRSREETYRKRYENLKKKSIFVQTKNFSQEQIETFRNKNRLEKLSKIEDVYIFTNNYEKKMAKFGQILTDKENNLEIEKYELFEGFIFNDNSENPDNKNRKNNFIVLTDRELDGYIYERKKKTAKAIKYKKVNQIVEGDYVIHVQYGVGIYKGIQTMEERDYLKIKYADEDILYIPVEKLDRLEKYVSNDTEPQLFRLGTRGFKRKRKKLEEDIQKFAAELIKIQARRQSQNGFVYQKDTVWQEEFEANFPFEETEDQRNAINDVKRDMESPQIMDRIVCGDVGYGKTEVAMRAAFKAIDNGKQVVMVAPTTVLAEQHFERFKRRFENYPITIENLSRLTKSKSKDILKNLKSGIIDLVIGTHRLLSDDVQFNNLGLLIIDEEQKFGVKAKEKLKSQREKLDVLTLTATPIPRTLNLAMLGIREISIIDTPPTNRLPIITEILDWDEETIKMAILRELSRDGQVFYIYNDVKNMKEKLKELKEMLPDFVKIEFINGQLPPKEIKDKLLRFENGQFDILIASTIIENGIDVGNANTILIENFTGLGLSQVYQLKGRVGRSNRQGYCYLLKTRNITKQGRQKEESMLKVEGIKSGGFQISMEDLKIRGAGEILGNKQHGTIETFGYDLYIKMLNEEIRKQKGEFIEKIENVEIILNERGFIPETYIQKDERLNIYKRFAMLETDGELNDLADEIRDRFGKIPEQMKKFILSIKLKLFAEKHKIQRIFETRNHFELYFLKNSQVEQAALNERIEMKKVIKIIEAVSPKGKNKSEDVIENLVVMKVKKADFLKIVKVLKMDT, translated from the coding sequence ATGAACTTTAATTTAAGTTTTTTAAATAAAATAGAAAAATTAAAAGATAAAAAAATAGATATTTTACAATCTGAGAATAATTTTTACCGCGGTGCAATTCCGTGGTTTTTATTATGTTCAGAAAAGAAAAAAATAATTTATATTTCCACATCCAACAGAAATTTGGAAAATTATCACGCAATGCTGGAAAATTACTATGAAATGTCAGAAAAACAAAAGGATATTTTAATGGAAAAATCTAAAACTGGCAAAAAAAATAGTAAAGAAAGTAAAAATAAGCTGGAAGATAAAAAAATAACTGATATTTTTGAAAACATCTCACAAAATAAGGAAGATATTACAGGGATAAATATAAGGCTGCTAGATATTTTAAAAAATCAGGAAAAATTTATTTTATTTGTAAATTTGCAAATTACTTTGGATATATTTTTTGAAAAGGTTAAGTTTTTTTCCTTTGAAATTGGAAAAGAATATATTTTTTCAAAAATTGTGGAATTCCTTGTGGAAAATGGATATGAAAATTCATATTTGATTGAAAAAAAGGGGCAATACAGCAGACGTGGAGATATTCTTGATATTTTCCCGCCAGATTTGGAAAATCCTGTCAGACTGGAGTTTTTTGGAGATGAGCTGGAAAGTATAAGGATTTTTGATATTGATAGCCAGATTTCTGTGGAAAAGATGGAAGAAATAAAAATTTTTGGAAATTTGCTTTCTGGAAATAATTATGAACTGATTGAGCTGATTGATGAATTAAGGGCGGAAGATGTAACGATTGTTATTGAAAATGAGGAATTGCTGGACTATAAAATGGAAGAGTTTATTTTACTTGACAGAAGTCGTGAGGAAACTTACCGAAAAAGGTATGAAAATCTGAAGAAAAAAAGTATTTTTGTTCAGACTAAAAATTTCTCGCAGGAGCAGATTGAGACTTTTAGGAATAAAAATAGGCTTGAAAAATTGTCAAAAATTGAAGATGTTTATATTTTTACGAATAACTATGAGAAGAAAATGGCTAAATTTGGACAAATTCTAACTGACAAGGAAAACAATCTGGAAATTGAAAAATATGAGCTGTTTGAAGGATTTATCTTTAATGACAATTCAGAAAATCCAGATAATAAAAATAGAAAAAATAATTTTATTGTACTCACAGACAGGGAGCTTGATGGATATATTTACGAACGGAAGAAAAAAACGGCAAAAGCTATAAAATATAAAAAAGTCAATCAGATAGTCGAAGGTGACTATGTAATCCACGTTCAGTACGGTGTTGGAATTTACAAGGGTATTCAGACAATGGAAGAGCGGGATTATTTGAAAATCAAGTATGCTGATGAGGATATTCTGTATATTCCTGTAGAAAAGCTGGATAGGCTGGAAAAATATGTGTCAAATGATACAGAACCTCAGTTATTCAGGCTGGGGACACGTGGATTTAAACGAAAAAGGAAAAAACTCGAAGAAGATATTCAGAAATTTGCGGCAGAACTTATCAAAATACAGGCACGAAGACAAAGCCAGAACGGTTTTGTCTATCAGAAGGATACTGTGTGGCAGGAGGAATTTGAGGCAAATTTTCCATTTGAGGAAACAGAAGATCAGAGAAATGCCATAAATGATGTGAAAAGGGATATGGAAAGTCCACAAATAATGGACAGGATTGTCTGTGGAGATGTTGGATATGGGAAAACGGAAGTTGCGATGAGAGCCGCATTTAAAGCGATTGACAATGGAAAGCAAGTTGTTATGGTGGCTCCAACTACGGTGCTTGCAGAACAGCATTTTGAACGGTTTAAAAGAAGATTTGAAAATTATCCGATTACAATTGAGAATTTATCACGGCTTACGAAAAGCAAATCAAAGGACATTTTAAAAAATCTGAAAAGCGGAATTATTGACTTGGTTATTGGAACTCACAGGCTTCTAAGCGATGATGTGCAGTTTAATAATCTAGGGCTTTTAATTATTGACGAGGAGCAGAAATTTGGCGTAAAGGCTAAAGAGAAGCTGAAATCCCAAAGGGAAAAGCTGGATGTGCTGACATTAACTGCTACTCCGATCCCACGTACATTAAACCTTGCGATGCTTGGAATCCGTGAAATTTCCATAATTGACACTCCGCCAACAAACAGGCTTCCCATTATAACAGAAATTCTCGATTGGGATGAGGAAACAATAAAAATGGCAATACTGCGTGAACTGTCACGTGATGGGCAGGTTTTCTATATTTATAACGATGTAAAAAATATGAAGGAAAAATTGAAGGAACTGAAAGAAATGCTTCCAGACTTTGTAAAAATCGAATTTATAAATGGACAGCTTCCGCCAAAGGAAATTAAGGATAAGTTATTACGTTTTGAAAACGGGCAGTTTGACATTCTGATTGCTTCAACAATCATTGAAAATGGAATTGATGTGGGAAATGCCAATACCATTCTGATTGAAAACTTTACTGGTTTAGGGTTATCTCAGGTGTATCAGCTAAAAGGTCGTGTAGGGCGTAGCAACAGACAAGGTTACTGTTATTTATTAAAAACGAGAAATATTACAAAGCAGGGGCGGCAAAAGGAAGAAAGCATGCTAAAGGTGGAAGGGATAAAATCAGGAGGTTTTCAAATTTCGATGGAAGACTTGAAAATACGTGGTGCTGGGGAAATTTTAGGCAATAAGCAGCACGGAACAATTGAAACTTTTGGATATGACTTGTATATAAAAATGCTAAATGAGGAAATTCGCAAGCAAAAAGGTGAATTTATCGAAAAAATTGAAAATGTAGAAATCATACTAAATGAAAGAGGATTTATTCCAGAAACATATATTCAAAAAGACGAAAGGCTGAATATCTATAAACGTTTTGCAATGCTGGAAACAGACGGCGAATTGAATGACTTGGCTGATGAAATAAGGGATAGATTTGGAAAAATTCCAGAGCAGATGAAAAAATTTATTTTAAGCATTAAATTAAAATTATTTGCTGAAAAACATAAAATTCAGAGAATTTTTGAAACAAGAAATCATTTTGAGCTGTACTTTTTGAAAAATTCACAAGTAGAACAAGCTGCGTTAAACGAAAGAATTGAAATGAAAAAAGTTATAAAAATTATTGAGGCGGTAAGTCCAAAGGGGAAAAATAAGAGTGAGGATGTAATTGAGAATTTGGTTGTAATGAAGGTTAAAAAAGCAGATTTTTTAAAAATTGTAAAAGTCCTTAAGATGGATACTTAA
- a CDS encoding RnfABCDGE type electron transport complex subunit D: MFRSKKRELQENITKINIDILISLIPMLLVAFFVYEVTPVLVILSSVIAAELAEVIFSFFIQKNKETLKDLSGVTIGALTGLVLAPFTPLYVAAFAGAMATTFGKIIYKEIDKKIFNPVILGKLFVLTFFPAVLAPESAAWTDAEGLRVASDNISGLASLVLINKGIIGELSIAAMVIGAIYLLYRTKITWHIPVSFFVTIFFGYYITSNYNISVSTTLGEIVFMGIFVLTDSFTTPQHGLGKIFFGFLAGLSTIIFWFLGIQAEAIIYSVLILNPFTRPINTIFKPNVFGDEAVSFAEIIQGLGFAIIIVLLAFAVSYLHKFGFVPYIVYIYVVYGIWRLYNNR, encoded by the coding sequence ATGTTTAGAAGTAAGAAAAGAGAGTTGCAGGAAAATATAACAAAAATAAATATAGACATTTTAATATCTCTGATTCCGATGTTGCTTGTAGCATTTTTTGTTTATGAAGTAACCCCTGTTTTAGTGATTTTATCATCAGTAATTGCAGCTGAACTGGCAGAAGTAATATTTTCATTTTTTATACAAAAAAATAAAGAAACTTTGAAGGATCTTTCAGGAGTTACAATTGGTGCCTTGACAGGACTTGTACTTGCACCGTTTACGCCACTTTACGTGGCTGCCTTTGCTGGAGCAATGGCAACAACATTTGGAAAAATTATATATAAAGAAATTGATAAAAAAATTTTTAATCCAGTAATTTTAGGAAAATTATTTGTATTAACTTTTTTTCCAGCTGTACTTGCACCAGAGTCTGCAGCCTGGACTGATGCAGAAGGGCTGAGAGTTGCCAGTGACAACATTTCAGGATTAGCTTCATTAGTTTTGATAAATAAAGGGATAATTGGGGAACTTTCAATAGCTGCAATGGTTATCGGGGCAATTTATTTGCTTTATAGAACAAAAATAACTTGGCATATACCAGTATCATTCTTTGTTACTATTTTCTTTGGATATTACATTACTTCAAATTACAATATAAGTGTATCAACTACTCTTGGAGAAATTGTCTTTATGGGTATTTTTGTTCTGACAGACAGTTTCACTACCCCACAACATGGGCTTGGAAAAATATTTTTTGGATTTTTAGCTGGACTTTCTACAATCATATTTTGGTTCTTAGGAATTCAAGCTGAAGCAATAATTTATTCCGTATTAATTTTGAATCCTTTTACAAGGCCAATAAACACAATATTCAAACCAAACGTATTTGGCGATGAAGCAGTTTCATTCGCAGAAATAATACAGGGGCTTGGTTTCGCCATTATTATAGTTTTACTTGCTTTTGCTGTTTCATATTTACATAAATTTGGATTTGTTCCATATATTGTTTATATTTATGTAGTTTATGGAATATGGCGATTGTATAACAATAGATAA
- a CDS encoding ABC transporter ATP-binding protein, which translates to MKKIKLDFGGIQKLKKYIKKYYILIILNILLATMSSLVSSAPIVLVKRLFDKGISGRSEKDILYAAGAMIMLAVIGAILMYWNTIFSTVISSSIYKDIVTDIYNKIQTLDMEYFAGKKIGDMMTRVMTDPSNINSIILEVFNMIPEVIKVIICMGIAFYVDFDLTLGVMIVTPILIVTVRKYAKKLKHSGKNRQEAIDSLNSKLQETLAGIRIIRAFATEKSEIKDFNKKNINLKRIAIRTARYNAKANAIMEALNYIIVALLLLFGGYRVLRAHNFTAGDFITIVGAISSMYTPARRAVTRFNGISVNLSSITRVSEILEEMPSIINHSNCVKFENFSHDINFENIDFKYKDNPEKILKNINLNVKKGETVAFVGNSGGGKSTLVNLIPRFFDVSRGSLKIDGTDIRDYDIKSLRKGIGIVPQETFLFSGTILTNIKYSRQDASFEEIVEAAKQANAHEFIQNLPDGYDTEIGERGVKLSGGQKQRIAIARAILENPQILILDEATSALDNESEKLVQDALEKLMKGKTTFVIAHRLTTIENSNKIVVIQKGEIKEIGSHNELLSKEGIYKALYNKNFDISNKS; encoded by the coding sequence ATGAAAAAAATAAAATTAGATTTTGGAGGAATTCAAAAACTGAAAAAATATATAAAAAAATACTATATATTAATTATACTGAATATCCTGCTGGCAACAATGTCGTCTCTTGTTTCCTCCGCTCCGATAGTCCTTGTAAAAAGATTATTTGACAAGGGAATTTCCGGAAGGAGCGAAAAGGATATACTTTATGCGGCTGGCGCAATGATAATGCTTGCTGTAATCGGCGCAATACTGATGTACTGGAATACTATTTTCTCAACAGTGATTTCGTCATCTATTTATAAAGATATTGTTACTGATATTTACAATAAGATACAAACTTTGGATATGGAATATTTTGCAGGAAAAAAAATAGGCGATATGATGACACGTGTAATGACGGATCCCAGCAATATAAATTCCATTATACTGGAAGTTTTCAATATGATACCTGAAGTAATAAAAGTGATAATTTGCATGGGTATAGCATTTTATGTAGATTTTGACTTGACACTTGGAGTAATGATTGTAACTCCAATTTTAATAGTAACAGTCAGAAAGTATGCCAAAAAGCTGAAACATTCCGGTAAAAATAGACAGGAAGCAATAGACAGCTTAAATTCAAAGCTGCAGGAAACATTGGCTGGAATTCGGATTATAAGAGCATTTGCTACAGAAAAGTCTGAAATAAAGGATTTTAATAAAAAAAATATAAATCTGAAACGGATTGCCATCAGAACCGCTCGGTACAATGCAAAAGCCAATGCAATAATGGAAGCCTTAAATTATATAATTGTAGCGCTGCTGTTATTATTTGGAGGTTATAGGGTTTTAAGAGCTCACAACTTTACTGCGGGAGATTTTATTACAATAGTAGGCGCAATTTCATCAATGTACACGCCTGCAAGACGTGCTGTAACCAGATTTAACGGAATAAGTGTAAATTTATCTTCTATCACAAGGGTTTCTGAAATTCTGGAAGAAATGCCGTCTATCATAAATCATTCAAATTGTGTGAAATTTGAGAACTTTTCACATGACATAAATTTTGAAAATATTGACTTTAAATATAAGGACAATCCTGAAAAAATATTAAAAAATATTAACTTAAATGTCAAAAAAGGGGAAACAGTTGCATTTGTTGGAAATTCCGGAGGCGGAAAATCCACGCTTGTCAATTTAATACCAAGATTTTTTGATGTATCCCGTGGTTCATTAAAAATTGACGGAACTGATATTAGGGATTATGATATTAAAAGTTTAAGAAAGGGTATAGGCATTGTACCGCAGGAAACATTTCTATTTTCAGGAACAATACTTACTAATATAAAATATAGCCGTCAAGATGCTTCCTTTGAAGAAATCGTGGAAGCTGCAAAGCAAGCTAATGCACATGAATTTATCCAAAACCTTCCTGACGGATATGACACAGAAATTGGGGAACGTGGTGTAAAATTATCTGGCGGGCAAAAACAGAGAATTGCAATTGCACGTGCAATCTTAGAAAATCCTCAAATATTAATTTTGGATGAGGCTACATCAGCCCTTGACAATGAGTCTGAAAAGCTGGTTCAGGATGCGCTGGAAAAACTTATGAAAGGAAAAACTACATTTGTTATCGCTCATAGGTTGACAACAATCGAAAATAGTAATAAAATAGTAGTAATACAGAAAGGTGAAATAAAAGAAATAGGAAGTCATAATGAATTATTAAGCAAAGAGGGAATTTACAAAGCATTATATAATAAAAATTTTGATATATCTAACAAAAGTTAA